One segment of Fusarium oxysporum f. sp. lycopersici 4287 chromosome 7, whole genome shotgun sequence DNA contains the following:
- a CDS encoding V-type ATPase, G subunit, with the protein MSAQNSAGIQQLLNAEQDASKIVQKAREYRTKRVREARDEAKQEIADYKAKKEEEYKKFEAEHSKGNEQAEAEANQEAEKQIKSIQEAGKKGQAQVIKNLLSAVFDVNPVPPTKS; encoded by the exons ATG TCTGCCCAGAACTCAGCTGGTATTCAACAGCTGCTCAAC GCTGAGCAAGATGCTTCCAAGATTGTTCAGAAAG CCCGAGAAT ACCGTACCAAGCGCGTCAGGGAAGCTCGCGACGAGGCCAAGCAAGAGATAGCCGACTacaaagccaagaaggaagaagaatataagaaattCGAGGCCGAG CACAGCAAGGGCAACGAGCAagccgaggccgaggccaACCAGGAAGCCGAGAAGCAAATCAAGAGCATCCAGgaggctggcaagaagggACAAGCTCAGGTCATCAAGAACCTCCTCAGCGCCGTCTTCGACGTCAACCCCGTTCCCCCCACCAAGTCCTGA